The following nucleotide sequence is from Ignavibacteriales bacterium.
TTTCCGCCGGAACGGTTTTTACTTACTTACTTCATTTCAATAAACTTCCGTTTAAAGAAAATCCACGCATTAGAAAAGGAATAAAAAGATTTTTTCTTTTAATCGGACTCGGATATTTGATGCGCTGGCCTACGCCATACTTATTTTATTTTGGTGATGTTACATCAATTCAATGGCAGGTTTTCTTTACTGTAGATGTTCTCCACTTGATTGCATTTGGTCTATTGTTTACAATTGGACTAACATTCCTTGCTGAAAAATTCAAAGTACGAGGTTCTTTTATTTATGCCACAACAGCATTTATAATTTTTGCAATTTATCCAATCATTATGAAAATTGAATGGAAAAACTTTTTGCCATTTCCAATAGCTGCATATTTCTATCAAGGGACAGGCTCGTTATTTCCGCTTATACCATGGGTAGGATTTGTTTTAGCTGGTGCAATGTTAGGGCATTACCTGGAAAATAATCCGGGTGTATTCAAATCAACACGGTTTAGCCTAAATCTGTTTGCAATTGGAATTTCTTTTATAGCTCTTTCCCTAATTGGAGATAGACTTGAATTTTTATTATACAAAGAAAGTGCGTTTTGGACTACAAGCCCTAATCTTATATTTTTTAGATTAGGAGTTGTCTTATTACTTAACAGCTTAGTTTCCTATTTGGCAATTCGATTGGAAACAATACCATCTCTTTTCATCCAAATTGGACGCAATACCTTACCTGTGTATGTAATCCATCTTGTTATATTGTATGGTAGTCCTTGGTCCTTAGGATTATATAATATACTTGCCAAGAGATTAGATTTATGGACAACAATTGCGGCAGCTATTCTGATGGTTTCTTTGATGATTGCTTTAGTTCAAAGTTTCCAGGTTGTTAAGGGATATTATAGAAAAAAGAAATTAGTAACCGAAAAGATCTAAGGATTGATTAAATTTCTAAATGCGAAAATCAGAAAACACCAACACTAATTTAACTACTGAAGAAAAACAATTTGAACTGACTTTGCGTCCTTCCAAATTTGAAGACTTTATTGGACAACAAAAAATAACTGATAACCTAAAAGTATTTATTTCAGCCGCAAGAAAGAGAGATGAAGGACTTGATCATGTATTGCTTACAGGTCCACCTGGATTAGGAAAAACAACTCTTGCCTACATCATTGCAAACGAAATGGGTTCAAGAATTAAAATAACATCCGGACCTGTTTTAGAAAAACCTGGAGATTTAGCCGGACTGCTTACAAATCTGGAAGAAAAATCTGTTTTATTCATTGATGAAATTCATCGGTTAAGTCCTGTAGTTGAAGAGTATCTTTATTCCGCGATGGAAGATTACAAACTGGACATTATGATCGACAGCGGTCCTAACGCCCGTTCTGTACAAATTAAATTACCACAATACACTTTAATTGGAGCAACAACCCGTGCTGGTTTATTAACAGCTCCATTGCGCGATAGATTTGGAATTAAATCCCGGTTAGATTATTATGATTCGGAATTGTTAAGCAGAATTGTTAAACGTTCTTCTGCAATTCTAAATCTAAAAATAGATGAAAATGCTGCTTTCGAGCTGGCAAAACGTTCAAGAGGAACGCCGAGAATAGCAAATCGGCTTCTTAGAAGAACCCGTGATTTTGCTGATGTTGAAAATAAAAAAATGATTGATCTTGCAATCGTTAAAAAAGCTTTAGCTGCTCTTGATGTTGATGAATATGGTCTTGATGAAATGGATAAAGATATAATTCTTGCAATCATTGAAAAGTTTAGAGGTGGACCCGTAGGATTAAGTACTCTTGCCGTTGCCGTTAATGAAGACCCTGGAACAATTGAAGAAGTTTATGAACCATTTTTAATTCAGCAGGGATTTATTCAGCGTACACCTCGCGGTAGGGAAGCAACCGAATTGGCGTATATAAGGTTTGGAATGAGTAAACATAAATCAACTGAAACAAAAAGTCTGTTCGATTAAAATTAATTTTGTTTTGGAAGAAACCAATAAAGTATTCTATTTACTTAAATTTATAATGAATGAAAATCTTCAATTAATAAAATGCAATTAAAGAATATAAATATTGGCAACCAGCTTCCTTTCGTTTTAATTGCTGGACCGTGCGTTATTGAATCCGAATCTCTCATACTTTCAACTGCTGAAGAGATTAAAAAAATAACAAGTGAACTTGGTATTCCGTTTATTTTTAAATCCAGTTACAAGAAAGCAAATAGAACAAGTATTAATTCATTTGTTGGAATTGGTGATGATGAAGCTTTGAGGATTTTGGAAAAGGTGAAGAATGAATTTGATCTTCCTGTTTTAACGGATATTCATACAGAAATGGAAACGCAAAAGGCAGCACAGGTTGTAGACGTGCTTCAAATTCCGGCTTTCCTATCCAGGCAAACGGATTTGCTGATTGCTGCAGGTAAAACCGGTAAAGCAGTAAACATCAAAAAAGGGCAATTCCTTGCACCTGAGGATATGAAACATGCTGTCGAAAAAATATTGTCTACCGGAAATAAAAATATTCTTTTAACAGAAAGAGGAACAACATTCGGTTATCATAATTTAGTTGTTGATATGCGTTCACTGATAATTATGCGCCGGTTTGGTTTTCCTGTTGTAATGGATGCAACTCATTCTGTGCAAATTCCAAGTAAGGGAGAGGAATCTGGTGGAGAACCAGAATATATTCCTGCACTGGCAAGAGCCGCAGTTGCAGTCGGAATTGACGCTCTGTTTATGGAAGTACATCCAGAACCTTCCAAGGCTTTAAGCGATGCTGCCAGTCAATATCCTTTAAGCAAATTGAAGAAATTGCTTGTTGAACTTCTGAGTATTGACAGAATTGTGAAAACAAATTCCTGATTAAACCTAATGCAAATTCCAAATTAAAATTTTTAACTGAGGTTATTTTGTCTATCGATCAAATTATACAAAAAGCAAAAGAAGTAATACGCATTGAAGCAAACGCAGTTGCTGTTCTGGAAGAAAGAATTGATGAAGAATTTATTAAAGCAGTAAAAGTAATTGCTGATTCCAAAGGTAGAGTTGTTTTAACCGGGATGGGTAAATCGGGACTAATTGCAAGAAAAATTGTTGCTACATTAAACTCAACCGGTACAGCGGCAATTTACCTTCATCCCACAGATGCGCTGCACGGAGATCTTGGAATGGTAAGAACTGAAGATGTAGTAATATTAATTTCCAAGAGTGGTGATACAGAAGAAATTATTAAATTGATTCCGATGCTTAAGAGATTAAATCTTGTGTTAATTGGAATGGTTGGTAGAAAAGATTCTAAAGTTGGAAAAGAATGTGATATTGTTCTTAACATCAGTGTAAAGGAAGAAGCCTGTCCATACGATCTCGCTCCAACAGCATCAAGTACAGTAACTTTGGTATTAGGTGATGCGCTTGCCATAGCTCTTCTTGAATACAAAGGATTTACCATGGAGGACTTTGCTCTTTTACATCCTGGTGGAAGCTTGGGTAAAAGACTTTCACTTAAAATTTCTGAAATAATGATTGAAGGTGAAGCAGTTCCTATTGTTAAAAAATCAGCTTCTTTAAAAGATGCTATCCTTGAAATAACGTATAAACGGCTTGGAGTTACTGCCGTGGTTGATGATTCCAATTCTTTAGTTGGAATAATTACCGATGGCGATTTGCGTAGATTGCTTGAAAAAACTCTGGAAATAAAAAATCTAAAAGCTGAAGATGTTATGACCATAAATCCTAAAACCATTAAGCAGGAATACCTGGCATCCTTTGCTTTGCAGTACATGGAAAATTTTAAAATTACATCATTGATTGTGGCTGATGAATTTAATAAACCTGTTGGTATTGTTCACCTTCATGATCTTGTTAAACTTGGATTGCAGACTAGGTAACACTTTAAATTAGTTTATTGTACGAATCGGAGAATCGGTGAATCGCAGAATCGGTGAATCTAATATTTGTGGAATGAATGATTGGGTAATTGAGAGAACTGGGAAAACAAAATTCCTTTTCAAAATCTTAAATTCTAAAATTGTAAAAACGATAACATCTCATCTTGCAGCTATTTGTTTATTCTTTGCTATTCTTATTTCAGGTTGCGCGGAAGAAAAAGTTAAACCTCCAATCGATCCTTCATTGAGCGAAAAAATACTTCCCTCCCAGGAAGGTTGGAATTCCAAAGTGAATTTTACAGACGAAGGGAAGCTGAAGGCAATTCTTTATTACCAGCATATGCGTATGTATAATGAGAAAAGTGAGACTCTGCTAGATAAAATTAAAATCGATTTTTATAATGAGAATGAAATTAAAACAACTACGCTTACATCTTTAAAGGGAAGAGTGGATGACATCACCAAAAATATGTGGGCAATAGACAGTGTTGTAGCCAAAAATGATAGCGGAGTTACTTTAACAACTCAAGAATTAATGTGGCGGCAAAAGGATAAAAAAATTGTCTCGGATAAATTTGTTACAATAATTTCACCTAAAGAAAAGATTCAAGGATATGGTTTTGAATCTGACCAAAATTTAAAGAACTATATTATCTTTAAAATCACTTACATTACAACCATTGATAATACAAAACAAAAGACCAATTGAAAAAAATCTTTATTACATATTTTATTCTTTCTCCGCTTTTACTCTTTAGCCAGAACAAAGGAGAAATGATAACAATTGTTGGCGATAGCTTAGTTGGTAAAATGATAAATGGCGAAAACATTCGAGAAGTATTCGGGCATGTAATTCTAATTCAGGGGAATGTTAATATCACTTGTAACCATGCAACTCAATATTTGGCAAAGAATGACGCCATCCTTGAAGGGAATGTGGTTGTTACTCAGGATACGTTAACCATCAATGCAGAAAAGGGATATTATTATGGTAATGATCGGATTGCAAAATGTTATACCGGTGTAAAACTTAATGATCGAAAAGTTATTCTAACTGCTGTAAACGGAAATTATTATTTTAATGAAAATCGTGCATTCTTTTCTGATAAAGTTAAACTGTATGATACTGTTACTACTTTAACCAGCAACCAGCTAACTTATTTTAAATATGAAGAAAGGGCAATTGCAGTTGGTAGCGTTATTATTATGGATTCGATCAATACAATTTATGCGGATAGCATTGTCCATCTTCGAAAAGATAAAATTACTTTTGCTGAAAACAATGTTAAGATCATTGATTCAAAAAACAATACGGTGATTTATGGAAGCCACCTGGAGGATTATTCAAAAAAGAAATATACTTTGATGACAAAGTTTCCATTATTAGTCCAGGTAGATACAACTGAAGATGGAAAGAAAGATACTCTGGTTATTTCTTCGCGGATTATGGAATCCTTTAATGATACTTCCAAAAAGTTTATTGCAATAGATTCAGTAAGAATTGTCCGCGATGAATTTGCATCAAAGAATAACTATTCAATCTTGTACAGGAACCAGGATAAAATTGTTACGATGAAAAGAAAAGCTGAAGAACCGCTTCCAATACTTTGGTTTGAACTTACCCAGCTTTCCGGAGATAGCATAAATATTTATTTGAAAAAAAACAAACTTGATAAAGTTGAAGTTTTTAATAACGGATTTATCCTTTCTCAGAATAAAAATTATGAAAAGCGATATGATCAAATTTCTGGTGATAAGGTATCAATATTTTTTGATAGCATTGGAATAAACCATACTGATGTTGCCGGAAATGTTCTTAGTATTTACTATACTTACGAAGACGATGAACCAAACGGTTTAACTAAATCAAGTTCTCAAAAAGCCAAAATTATTTTTAAGGATAAAATAGTTGATGAGGTAAAGCTTTATTCAAATCCTGTTAGCGATTATTACCCGGAAAATTTAGTGGAAGGAAATGAATTGAATTATACTTTGCCAGCTCTCATTATTTTTAATAATAGACCAAAGAAAGATGAAATGCTTAAAAATGGGAATAGGTTTATGGAAGATGGAAAAGGAATGACAAAAGACCAATTAAAAAATAATAAGTTTTAAAATGGAAAATTCGACTTTACGAAGCGAAGATTTAATTAAGATTTACAAAAAACGAAAAGTTGTAAATAAAGTTTCCGTTCAAGTATCTAAAGGAGAAATTGTTGGATTACTTGGTCCAAATGGCGCTGGTAAAACTACCACCTTTTATATGATTGTTGGAATGATAAAACCAAATGATGGTAAAGTTTTTATGGATAATAAAGAACTTACCAAGCTGCCCATGTACAAGCGGGCGAGGATGGGAATTGGTTACCTGCCACAGGAAGCATCAGTTTTTAGAAGATTGAGCGTTGAAGACAATTTAATGGCTGTGCTTCAAATGACAAAACTTTCTATTAAAGAAAGAAAAGAAAGATGTGAAAAACTTTTGGAAGATTTAACTATTGCTAATATCCGGAAAAGTATAGGCTACCAGCTAAGCGGGGGCGAAAGAAGAAGAACCGAAATTGCGCGTGCTCTTGCAACCAATCCAGATTTTATTTTGCTTGATGAACCATTTGCCGGCATCGATCCAATTGCTGTTGAAGATATTATGAACATTGTTGCAAACCTGAAAAATAGAGGAATAGGAATTTTAATTACAGATCATAATGTTCACGAAACACTTAGCATAGTCGATCGAGCATATATTCTTATAAACGGATTAATATTTAAGCAGGGAACAGCTAACGTTCTTGCCGAGGATGCCGATGTTAGAAAGCTTTATCTTGGCGAAAAGTTTAAGCTGGATAGGTATTAGAAAAGTTTATTATGGATTTTCTATCTTGACAGTCAAGTTCTTTTTGTTTTATTTGAGAGTGGTTTTGAATCATTAAATATCTAAGAAACTTCTTTTACAATATTGGGGCTGAATTGAAATTTGAAATAAAAAATTTTATCTGTTTTCTCTTAATAATTTTTCTTTTACTAAGTATCTCTTATGCTGAAGAACCAAAAACAAAAAAGCTTTTTAAGACAACAGCAAACGATGATTATAATTTCATTTCTATAAACCAAATACTAATGTGGGTTTCTAATAATGGAAGCGGTTCACATAATCCAAATACTGATGGACCTGGTTTCTATTGGCGGAGAGGAGAAGATTCTACTCATACAGCAATTTTCCAGGATGGATTAGTTTTTGGAGGAATAGTAAATAATGAAATTTATTTTAATGGAAATACACATCGTATAGGTTTACAGGCAGGAAAAATTCTGAATGAAGGACAACCGGATAATCCTAATTTGGAAAAATACAGGGTTTACAAACTAACACGTGGTTGGGAAGGTTTACCACCAGGTAATCTTAAAAATTCTTATAAAAAAAATTACGATGAATGGCCAGTTGAAGACGGAGCACCCTGGATTGATATTGATCTTGATGGAAAATTTACGAGAGGAATTGATAAACCAGAAATTCTTGGCGATGAAATACTCTGGTATGTTTCAAACGACCTTGATACAAATAGAGTTTCATTAACTTATGGTTCATATCCAATCGGTCTCGAAATTCAGACCACGGTTTATGGATTCAATCTTACTAATGTTTTAGGCAGAACTGTTTTCAAAAAATATAAAGTGATAAATAAAAGTAAAAACACTATTGACTCTATGTATTTAGGTTATTGGTCAGATCCGGATATTGGCAATGGTTTAGATGACTATGTGGGATGTGATACGATTCTAAATTTAGCTTTTTGCTATAATGCTGATAACAATGATGAAGGAAATTACGGTAAAAATCCTCCTGCCGTTGGATACCTGTTGTTAAAAGGACCTTTAGTTAAAGAAAATGGAATTGCCAAGATTATTGATGATGAAAAATGGACAAATAAAAATCATGAGATGACGAGTTTTTTACTATTTGTTCCTTATGATTTCGACCCAATAGAATCATTCGATGGGAAACAACAATTTTATAATTATTTGAAAGGTTTAAATAGAAGCGGTGGACCATTTATTAATCCAGTTGATTCTTTACCAACAAAATTTGTTTTATCTGGTGATCCTGTCAATCAGATTGGCTGGTACGAAGGTAAAGGTTGGATAACTGGATTAAATCCTGGCGATAGAAGAATACTTATGTCAACGGGTCCATTCAACTTAGCTCCAGGCGATACACAGGAGATTACGATTGCAATAATAATAGCCCGAGGAAATGATAACATAAACAGCATTACTGAATTAAAGCAGGATGCTGGTCTAGTTCAATACTTCTTTACAAATAGTCCTGAGTTGCCAATTTGCAAAGGACCTTTACCATTACCGGAATACTTTTACCTAAGTCAAAATTATCCCAATCCTTTTAACCCGGTGACGACAATAAAATATTCCTTGCCTATACAAAAACAAGTTAGCATTAAGGTATTTGATGTTTTAGGAAGGGAAGTAAAAACATTGATAGATGATTTGAAATTGCCAGGTAATTATGAGGTTATTTTTAATGCTACCGGACTTTCAAGTGGCATTTATTTCTACAGAATTGATGCAGGTGAATTTAGTAAAACAAAGAAAATGCTGGTTCTAAAATAAATTTTATTTTTCAAGCTTTAATTAAAAAACTCTTTCAGCTTTGCATAACCACTCTTGCTAACAGGCAAAGATTTTCCATCTGTTAAAATAACTTTGTATGATTCCTTCTCGAACAATTCGATTTGTTTAACTTTAGTAAGCCTAACGGTGTAGGATCGGTGTATCCGAATAAAGTCGGCAGGATCAAGATGATCTTCAAAATATCTCATAGTTTTTTGCTTTAGGAATTTACCTTCCTCGGTGTAGAGCATAACATAATCATCTTGGGCTTCTAAATAATTAAGCTTATCTATCGGGATGATTGAAATCTTAGCCCCGCTTTTAACAATTACTCTTTCCAGAAATTCTTCCCGATCATCCAGGTGAGTTTGCAGCTTTTTTACTTCAGCAACATATTCATTTTTATTTTTCAATCTGGCTATTGCTTTATCAACCGCTTCACCAAATCTTTCTTCAGAAAATGGTTTTAGTAGATAATCAATCGCGTTAACCTCAAAAGCTTTCAATGCATATTGATCGTATGCAGTTGTAAATATAATTATTGGCTTTTCTTCCAATAGCTCAAGCATTTCAAACCCGGTAATCTTTGGCATTTGAATATCGAGAAATACAATGTCCGGTTTCAAATCAGTTATTGCTTTAATTCCTTCAAAACCATTGCTGCATTCAGTTAAAATTTCTATTGCTGGAAACGATTGAACATATTTTTTAACAATTTCCCTGGCTAAATCTTCATCATCAATTAAAATTGCTTTAATCTTTTTTTCCATCTTATTTACCTTCAAGCTATAGGAATAAATACATTAACAGTGAATAAATCTTTTTTCTTTTCAACCGAAAGCAGATTATCCTGGTTATAAATTAAACTTAACCTGTTCTTAATGTTCTGCAAACCGATTCCTTTCCCTTTTTTAATTCTTATTTCCTCATCAAAATTATTTTCAACTGTAAACTTCAGATAATTATTTTCCCGCGAACATTTTACTTTGATAAATATTTTTTCAAGACTTTCATACACACCATACTTGATGGCATTCTCAAACAATGGTTGGAATATCATGTTTGGTACTTTTACTTTTAAGCATTCAGGTGTATAATCTTCAATCAATTCAAATTTATCACCGAATCTGATTTTTTCAATATCGAGATACAATTTTATATTCTTAAGCTCCTCTCCAAGTTCATTGGTTTGCTTTTCATTTTCTGATAAAGTTGATCGAAGAAATCCAGACAACTTAATAATCATTTCCCTTGCTCTGTCTGGATTAGTAATCGTTAATGAGCTAATCGAATTAAGACTATTAAAAATGAAATGCGGATTTAACTGGTACTTTAATGTGCGGAGTTCAGCCTCCTTTACTAGAGTATTAAGCTCAACTTCTCTTTCAATTTTATCTCTTAAATTATAATAAAAAATTATCAAGTAGTTTATTGATACAATCAAAGTGAAATAAAGTACACCAAGCAGTAATCGCCAATAAAAAGTACTATACAGAAATTTCATTGTCTGATCATCTGATAATAGAATATTACGAAAGATGAAATCAGTTATTCCAACAGCAATTAAAGCACTTAATATTATTCCAACACTATTCTGAAGTAAAACTTTTATAAATGTATTTTCCTGAATGTTGATATACTTTACCATATACCATAAGCTTACTCCTAATAACATAAAACTTACATTGGAAATTAAACTATCAAGTGCAGCGTAACCCCACGGAAAAGCCAGCGCCTCAGCAAGAAGAATGAATTGAACAATTGAAACAGTTGTCCAGAAAATTAAATAATAAATGAAATTCTTAAGTTTTAAAAGAGGATTATTCATTTGATTTATTATGCTTCTTTTATTTCGCCACCCCCAAAGATAACTACCCCTTTAATAATTAAAACTTTATCATCTGGGTAAACTGCATTTCTATCTCTTCTTCTTTCATCATTAAAGCCACCAAATAGTGGAGTGATCTTTAGAATTACTTTCCAATCTCTTGGAACGTAGAAAGATACCCCACCCATAATCGCAAGTATATCAATTACATTTTCACCAGGAGCTAACTGGGAATCAGAAAGATCTATCTCGGCTCCACCCATAATAGCAGTTATTTTTCCACCCTGAAAATTCTTTGAATTTATATATCGTTTTCCACCACCGAATACAGCCATTTCATCAAGGATATCTTCATTAATCTCGGTGCCTTTAGACCTCGAATTTTCGAAATGATTTGAATGATAATTTTTTGGTTTTCGTTTAACATTTAAGAGTATATAAATACCAAGGATTATTAATGCAATGGGCCACAATTCCCATGCATTGAAAAAATAATACTTCGATAAAAGAAAAATGACACCAATAGCAACAAGAATATACCCGGCTACATCATTAGAATTAATTATTATAATGGCGCCGATTATTATTAAAATTACTTGCCACGAAAAAAGAATGTGAGGTATGTTGAAATCTATCATTTCGAAGTTGGATAGAAGGAATAATACACCCATAAGTAGAAAAATTCCTCCAATAATAGCTCTACCGCCGATTCTATTTTTACGTTCTACCATTTTGGATCCTTTCAATTATTTTTACATACAAAAATATCAAAGTAATGTTGTGGCGGAATAAGAAATCGGTGAAGAACTGATTTTTATCGGTAAAGACGCAAGCGATATGAGTTTTCGGGTTAATGACTTCAATCCTCCCTGGAAATTTATTTAATTGCAAAATTGTTTAATGGTTAATTTGCTGTTGGAGTTACAACAATTTATAAATTTAACAGTTACGCAATTTTCAATTTCCCAGGGCAATCTTCATTTTTAAATTACTATTCCGGTGTATCCTGCAAATTTGATTCATCAAGTAATGCTGGCTGCCCTGCAACCGGTAATACTTGAACGTCTCTTAATCTTCTTTCAATCGATCTAGTTCTTTTGCTTGCTTCATCAATTGTATTGGTTGCTTCCTGTAATTTCTTTTGAGTTTTATCAAGAACATCACCAAACTTGCCAAACTCTGTCTTAACAGCACCCAGCAGGCTCCAAACCTCACTTGTTCTTTTTTCTATTGCAAGCGTTCTAAATCCCATCTGCAAACTATTTAGAAACGCAGAAAGATTAGATGGTCCAGCTACAGTTATTTTATATTCCCGTTGAAGAATTTCAAGCATTCCGGGTCGCTTTGCAATTTCTGCATAAAGTCCTTCAAACGGAAGGAACATAATTCCAAAATCTGTAGTGTTTGGCGGATCTAAATATTTATCTCTAATATCTTTTGCCGATAACTTAATAGTTTTTTCAAGTTCTTTATTTGCCAAATCAATTCTTTCTGTGTTACCGCTTTCATAAGCGTCTAATAAGTACTGATATTTTTCTTGTGGAAATTTTGAATCTATTGGTAGCCAAACAGTCTGTTCAGTTTTTTCTCTTCCGGGTAATTTAATAGCAAACTCAACATTTTCCTTGCTTCCGATTTTTGTTATTACATTTTTAGAGTATTGTTCAGGGGATAAAATCTGTTCTAATATATTTTCCAATTGATATTCACCCAGTATTCCTCTTGTCTTTACACCGGACAAAACTTTTTTCAAATCACCAACACCAATTGCCAGGGTTTGCATTTCACCAAGTCCTTTGTGAACTTGTTCAAGTCTGTCACTAACAAGTTTAAATGATTCACCAAGTCGTTTTTCCAAAGTTGATTGTAATTTTTCATCCACAGTTGCTCTCATTTCATCAAGTTTCTTTGTATTGCTGTCCTGAAGATTTATAAGTCGTTCTTCAACTTTATCTCTCAACTGATCCAGCTTAACTTCATTCGTTTGCGTTAATTTATTTAGCTGTTCAGAGAATAATTTCAATTCGTTCTTTTGAAGTTGCGATGTTTCAGAAAGTTGTTTCAGTAAAGAATCAGTAATTGATTTTAGTGTGCCGGATAATTCTTCGCGGCTATGTTTTGATGAAAGTGAAAATTCATTTTGAAAGTTTTGAAGTTTTTTCTCCATTCCATCACGGAACAATTCCATTTTATCTTCAATCGTTCTGGAAAGTGTGTTCATGGTTTCTCTAAACGTTTCAAGCTGCGATTTTTGAAGATTGGAAACCTCTATCATCCTGTTAAAGAAAGAATCGTTTAAAAGTTTGAATGAACCACTTAGTTCCTCGCGGGTTTGTTTTGCAGCGTTGTTTGTTTCCTCACGGTTTCGCGAAAATTCATCTTTAATTAGTCGCTCTTGCTTGGTGGAGTTTTCTTCCAATGCAAGTTTAAAAGTTGTTTGTAATTCTGATAAATTAGTGCCAGTAATTTTCTTCAGCAAAATATAAATGATGATGAGACTGACTAAACTAATTATTAATGTAATGATGGAAAGAACTTCAATCATAAATTCCTCAATGAATTTTTAAGTAACAGTTAAGATTTAATTCTGAAATTATTTAAAAATGAATATCTGAATTATATATTTTCAGATAAGGTACCATTTCAGCTTCCTTAAACTGCGATATAAAAATAATGATTATTATTTTCTAAAATATAATTTTTCATACAAATAGTATGGGAAATTATTAGTTTGCTAATGTTCTTTTTTATTTTAATAGAACCTAAACGAATTTATGGCAAATTGGTTTAAACTTTCAATTGGAATTTTT
It contains:
- the lptB gene encoding LPS export ABC transporter ATP-binding protein; translated protein: MENSTLRSEDLIKIYKKRKVVNKVSVQVSKGEIVGLLGPNGAGKTTTFYMIVGMIKPNDGKVFMDNKELTKLPMYKRARMGIGYLPQEASVFRRLSVEDNLMAVLQMTKLSIKERKERCEKLLEDLTIANIRKSIGYQLSGGERRRTEIARALATNPDFILLDEPFAGIDPIAVEDIMNIVANLKNRGIGILITDHNVHETLSIVDRAYILINGLIFKQGTANVLAEDADVRKLYLGEKFKLDRY
- the kdsA gene encoding 3-deoxy-8-phosphooctulonate synthase, which produces MQLKNINIGNQLPFVLIAGPCVIESESLILSTAEEIKKITSELGIPFIFKSSYKKANRTSINSFVGIGDDEALRILEKVKNEFDLPVLTDIHTEMETQKAAQVVDVLQIPAFLSRQTDLLIAAGKTGKAVNIKKGQFLAPEDMKHAVEKILSTGNKNILLTERGTTFGYHNLVVDMRSLIIMRRFGFPVVMDATHSVQIPSKGEESGGEPEYIPALARAAVAVGIDALFMEVHPEPSKALSDAASQYPLSKLKKLLVELLSIDRIVKTNS
- a CDS encoding heparan-alpha-glucosaminide N-acetyltransferase domain-containing protein, whose amino-acid sequence is MKKNRIIFIDLMRAIAVLMMVQGHTIDTFLADSYRSYDSSIFNFWNFLRGLTAPIFLFSAGTVFTYLLHFNKLPFKENPRIRKGIKRFFLLIGLGYLMRWPTPYLFYFGDVTSIQWQVFFTVDVLHLIAFGLLFTIGLTFLAEKFKVRGSFIYATTAFIIFAIYPIIMKIEWKNFLPFPIAAYFYQGTGSLFPLIPWVGFVLAGAMLGHYLENNPGVFKSTRFSLNLFAIGISFIALSLIGDRLEFLLYKESAFWTTSPNLIFFRLGVVLLLNSLVSYLAIRLETIPSLFIQIGRNTLPVYVIHLVILYGSPWSLGLYNILAKRLDLWTTIAAAILMVSLMIALVQSFQVVKGYYRKKKLVTEKI
- a CDS encoding T9SS type A sorting domain-containing protein, giving the protein MKFEIKNFICFLLIIFLLLSISYAEEPKTKKLFKTTANDDYNFISINQILMWVSNNGSGSHNPNTDGPGFYWRRGEDSTHTAIFQDGLVFGGIVNNEIYFNGNTHRIGLQAGKILNEGQPDNPNLEKYRVYKLTRGWEGLPPGNLKNSYKKNYDEWPVEDGAPWIDIDLDGKFTRGIDKPEILGDEILWYVSNDLDTNRVSLTYGSYPIGLEIQTTVYGFNLTNVLGRTVFKKYKVINKSKNTIDSMYLGYWSDPDIGNGLDDYVGCDTILNLAFCYNADNNDEGNYGKNPPAVGYLLLKGPLVKENGIAKIIDDEKWTNKNHEMTSFLLFVPYDFDPIESFDGKQQFYNYLKGLNRSGGPFINPVDSLPTKFVLSGDPVNQIGWYEGKGWITGLNPGDRRILMSTGPFNLAPGDTQEITIAIIIARGNDNINSITELKQDAGLVQYFFTNSPELPICKGPLPLPEYFYLSQNYPNPFNPVTTIKYSLPIQKQVSIKVFDVLGREVKTLIDDLKLPGNYEVIFNATGLSSGIYFYRIDAGEFSKTKKMLVLK
- a CDS encoding KpsF/GutQ family sugar-phosphate isomerase, whose amino-acid sequence is MSIDQIIQKAKEVIRIEANAVAVLEERIDEEFIKAVKVIADSKGRVVLTGMGKSGLIARKIVATLNSTGTAAIYLHPTDALHGDLGMVRTEDVVILISKSGDTEEIIKLIPMLKRLNLVLIGMVGRKDSKVGKECDIVLNISVKEEACPYDLAPTASSTVTLVLGDALAIALLEYKGFTMEDFALLHPGGSLGKRLSLKISEIMIEGEAVPIVKKSASLKDAILEITYKRLGVTAVVDDSNSLVGIITDGDLRRLLEKTLEIKNLKAEDVMTINPKTIKQEYLASFALQYMENFKITSLIVADEFNKPVGIVHLHDLVKLGLQTR
- the ruvB gene encoding Holliday junction branch migration DNA helicase RuvB yields the protein MRKSENTNTNLTTEEKQFELTLRPSKFEDFIGQQKITDNLKVFISAARKRDEGLDHVLLTGPPGLGKTTLAYIIANEMGSRIKITSGPVLEKPGDLAGLLTNLEEKSVLFIDEIHRLSPVVEEYLYSAMEDYKLDIMIDSGPNARSVQIKLPQYTLIGATTRAGLLTAPLRDRFGIKSRLDYYDSELLSRIVKRSSAILNLKIDENAAFELAKRSRGTPRIANRLLRRTRDFADVENKKMIDLAIVKKALAALDVDEYGLDEMDKDIILAIIEKFRGGPVGLSTLAVAVNEDPGTIEEVYEPFLIQQGFIQRTPRGREATELAYIRFGMSKHKSTETKSLFD
- the lptC gene encoding LPS export ABC transporter periplasmic protein LptC; the protein is MNRRIGESNICGMNDWVIERTGKTKFLFKILNSKIVKTITSHLAAICLFFAILISGCAEEKVKPPIDPSLSEKILPSQEGWNSKVNFTDEGKLKAILYYQHMRMYNEKSETLLDKIKIDFYNENEIKTTTLTSLKGRVDDITKNMWAIDSVVAKNDSGVTLTTQELMWRQKDKKIVSDKFVTIISPKEKIQGYGFESDQNLKNYIIFKITYITTIDNTKQKTN